AAGGTCTCAGCCTTCCCCATATCAACTTGGTGACATTTATAAGTAGCAATGAAAGGTTTAATTCACAGCCTGGAAATGCTATGCGCACATTAGGCTAAGAGGAGCCTGAGGTATCGTGGAAGAGCAGGGAAGCTGCGACCTTGCTGACAGCATAACCTGCTCTGGTCTCAGCAGAAGAGCCAACACTCCCAAAGTGTGTCCAGCAGTGCAGTGGGAGATACCAAACATCCATCACATAATGCTCCTGCATGGCAAACAAACCAACCTCTGCTGGTCACACACCAGGCCCAAAGGAGACCCTGTGGCTTCCTGATCAGACACCTGCTTTTAGCAACACCAGGGCTAGCCACGTGCTCATCCGAAGTGCCAACAAGGGTTGGTGTGTTCCCTAAACTACTCTCTCATGTCTGCTGCTGGCCATCAAGAAATGCATTTGCCCCTGGACTAAGTCTTTACTATCCTGGTCCTGCCTTATCAAACCCGTTTTTAAACACCTGCGGGGTTGGTTCCTCTGCCAGATATTTAGCCATTAGGACTCCACCCTATCCCGTCTGGTTTTTGTTACCTTCTGCTCTGTGGGCACTGTTTTCCATGAATTGCTTTGCCAGGTCCTGTGTTACTTCACAAATTGTGCTACATTTAGGATAAGTTATGACACTAGTCCAGTATTCTCGGAATTTTCACAAGTCAAAGTTTTCTCCCTTGAGAAGACTCTCAGACTCTGGAAATTAAATGAAGAGGATagctgaaagaaacagaagaggaaggcttAGGGTGAAAATTTAGAAGTCTTTGGGCATGCAACTGGGTTTCGCAGAGAGTAATTCACCACACCCCAATTCTCCATGCCTACTCTCTCTTTCTGTGGCAAATGTGAGGTAACCTGAGGTTGCTTAGCCCTCAAATTAAATAGAATTAAAGATACCTCCTCTCTACTCTGGGGCTCTTCAGACTTAAGGTGCTCATGGTGTTACTACAGAGCAGCTGGCATGCGGCAGCTTGTTATCCTCTCTCTTGTCCAAGATGCCCACACCTAGGAGATACCTCTCCTTGCTGTCTAGCATATGTCAAGGAGGTGGGACatcacagcaaaagcagaaagtttCAAAACCGACGCTTTTGGGGGCCAGAAAGACAACCTTAAGCACCCCAGAGGCTTTCACTATGTACaatttcttactgctttttccACTCTCCTTAGATACGAGGATGAAATTCGCCTCTGTAGCGGCATGGAATACACCTTCACAGAGCTCAAAAAGGTCAGTGGCAAGAGAAGCTTTTTATCGGGACAGGCTCTACACCAGCTCTGCGTCGTCACAGAAGAGCCTGGAGAGGCAAGATGGTCCAGGCTCAGCTAAGACGGTCCAGACGGCTAGCTCTGGACCGAGTCCTTGTACCACAGATGTTTTGTGGGGTAATAAGGTCTTGAGGAGGACAGTAGAGTGGTGAACACCATCACCATTTCAATAGGAAAAGTACAAGTGAGTCTGGGCCACTTGTGGTTACAGAAAAGCCCCACGGCTCTTGGTGGAGCACTTGGGGGTCAGACCATGCCTGCACCCAACCACACTGCAATTACACTGGCCAGACCTGGCCTGGAGGGGTCTGCACCCCAGGACCCTCTGAGACACCACCTCTCCTCCCTGGCATGTATTCTCTCAGATTGACATCATAGGTTGGGAAAGGCTGGAAATTGataaatgtgtttgcttttgtttcctgtcACACGGACACACCCTGTTTAAACATCCCAACCCTGACCTAGCTGCATTTGAATATCAGCTGAAATGGGAAGCTTTGTGCACAgcctttacattaaaaaaaaaaaaaaaaaaatccaagatgCAGGAATGCAGGGTACTATTAGACAGAGGAAACGTTCTCCACAAATGATCATTATGGCTAATTGCATGTTTTCCCTGACACACTCATCAGCCAGTAAGGGCAGTTCTGGTGACTTTTGTGGATGGCATCAGAGTTTTCAATAACCCATGCTTTTTGTGGTGAACAAAAGATGAGTAGGTATGGACCAGCCCTGCCTGTTTCCTTCTCCACCCTACCTCATTTGAGACTTCCACCAAAGCACTCgctcaaaaaaataataaaaaaaaaaactgcagaggaaaaaggtCCACAAAGGAACCTCCCTACTCGTAGAGCAGCAGAGCAGTTTCACAAGTACCTGCCAATAAATAGCAAGCAAGGCACTTGCTGGGGGAGCGGTGGCAGGGGGAAAGACTTCTTGCTACAAACTCAAAGACAAACTATTGATTAATATACTTTCCATCTCCTGTAGGATTTAGATGTGAGCTCCTTGCATAGAACTGAGCTGGAGGCAAAACTCAACGGGCTCCAAGAGCTGAtggatttgaaaaaaaccatCTATGAGCAGgtaaaaatgcatttgggaGAGTGGCCCGGGAACACACAAGCTACCATGCAAATAAGTGACATTTTTGTGGACAGTTCCACTACAGAGAGGGCATTGTTCCAGATTTACACCAAAATGAGAGCTTGTCCAGGGGAGTTGCATGGTGTTGCAGACAACTGTTAGATGGCTTAAGGCAGGGTCTCTTGAGCTAATCCCCTTCCCTTAATTAAACCAGCTCCATTTTAAATTTGATGAGGATGTTCCTTCTGCCCCACAGCTACTGCAGGGAGGCTGGTCCAGCAGGTCTCCCCCTGAACAGTCCAGAACCCCCATCTAACTCCTGAGCTGGCTGGTTTTGGGCTCAGCTCTTAACCCCCACTGATAGTGTTTGCCTTGAGACCAAGTTCCCCAGGTCATGAGTGAGCTGAATATTATTCTATTCAGATTCAGAGGAGGGGCTCAACAAGAGACAAACTGTGGTGAACCTGGGTGAGGTGCTGCATGCTCTTTAACACAATCCAACATACTCCATTTCCACTTAAATGAGAAGTGCGCAGTTAGGTATGATTTGACCAAGGGGGGAAGAATACAGAGTCTGCAGCCCTTCAGACAAACCCAAAGGCTGCAGTGTGCCTGTATCTACTCAAACAGGGTGAAGCGATTACAGCCACTTACTCAGAGCCTGTAAAATGTTACCAAGCAGGCTCAGCCGTGTTTTGGGAATACTAATGATTCGTCTAAATTCTACCAATACAAACAATTAAAATGCTTGACAGAGGAATGTTAACATTCCTTGTGGGgaagctgaggcacagagaggcaGAAGGACCTGCATAATATCTGAACTTCATTAGAACACATGCTCTGCCTGCAACTAACCATGAAGCCTTACCTTCCTTAAAATTATAAGATTATTCCTCGTGCAAGGCAATTCACAGGGGTAGTTGGAAATCAGATCCTGCTGTGAGGATCTTCTTGAGCTGAATTCCTCCAGGTTCTACATTGCTGTCCTGGAAGAAGGCTGCATTTTTTTGACCCATGCTTCATGTAAAGAAATTACCCTCCACCTCTCTCTCTGCCCTCTCCTCTCAATAGCTTGTTTTCAGGTTAGTCATTTTCTCGCCTGTACCTGTTGATTTGACTGACATCAACATATAAGCACACATATCCAGTGGAAGGGCAAATGAGGAAAACTTTGCTTGACAGTTTTGCTCACAGCTTGTTGCTATGAATCAGAAGAAAATCCCAGCCTCAATCCTCATTAAACCACCAGGTTTTTtggtatgggttttttttttttcttcccctcccctggcaGAGGATGCTCAAGTATTTGCAATAAACATGCGTTTTCTCATATAGCTATTAACCTGCTTAAAGATTAACAAAGAGGCTCAAGGATTAAACACCAGTGGGAAAAAATACACTGATAATACCTCTCTTTGGAAGAGTGGTGGGGTATTTTTCTATTATCCATGAATCACCATATCAGGGTGCCCTTTGTTTACCCAGtcaggggaaggcaaggcaaaCAAGGTATACAAATGCTTCTCTAAAGAGATTAGAGCCCTCAGCACaaaagggaagaacaaaaaCATCAAGATGAAAGGTAAGTGATGGGGAGAGATGTATGCTGCTCTTTTTTAACACTGGTGTAAATCAGAAGCAACTGCAGATACTGATAAGAGTGACACCCCTGCAGGAACAGTTTGAGGCTGGGGGGGAGCTGCCAAGTGAATGTGTACGCCATCTGCACAACATCAAGTCATGTCTCGCCTGGATACAAACCACCCAGGAGTGCAGTTTACAGGCACGGATTAAGAGTCCTTTTTAGGTTCACTGAGGGCAGTCTGCATTCATCGTTTGGCTCCTTTTTCTAAAGCTGTGACCGAGTCAGCTATCAAGAGCAAATATCCCAGTCAGCATGTGTGCACATGTTCCTGCTTCCCCCATGCTGGCTTGAGTTTCCCCAGCATATGAGAGCAGTTCTGGGGACTGGAATAGGTCTGCAAGCGACAGATGCGTTCAGAGAAGAGtcctgtttctcctttctctaACTAGACACAAAGCAGACTATAACAACACCAGTGGCAGCCACAGCCTCCCTAGATACTGAAGCAGAGCTCAGCAAAGGCATCTTCCTAGCACCACCAGCCTGCAAAATGATTGACACTGCCCTAATTCTTGCCCAAGACATACAGGCCCACCATCTGAATATTTATATTGAAGCATAACCATCAGTTCAATTAACCTGCTCCTGATGCAGTACAAATGCACTACTTTGTCAGATTCTTAACGGGTTGTATCCAAAGGTCACAAACCAACACCCTACACTGAGTCTGGATTTTATGGAGAAAATAATACCAGCTTCCAAACTTCAGAGACTGAAAACCTAGGAAACCTCACCATCTCCACACTGCGTATGGAAGATGCTTTGCCTAGCTAACAGCAGCAGATCTGCCAGGGTTCAGCTCCCTCCTGGCTTGTAGCTTTGTTGACTACTTGGTATCTCAGTCCTGTCCTCTCTTTGCTATTCAGGAACTCGAGGAGTTGCTGACAGAAATTAAGGACATTTCTGTTGTACTGGGAATTGACAATGCATGCAAACTTGATCTGAGCAGAATTGTGGAAGAAGTGAGGGCCCAGTATGAAGCCCTGGCTCTCCGGAGCTGGGAAGAAGCTGAAGCACTTACCAGGAGAAAGGTATTTGTCTCCTTATCTGATTGAtactggggagaggcagggaaagaagagggagagagatcaGCCTAGAAACTACAGGAATCAGCAAGATGTGGAGGGACACACTACACCTGGGAATGGAGGGAGGGACAGGGTGCTAACCCACATCAACTCCTCCTAACTCAGGTGTGTAAATTAGTAGTTTCATTGCTCTAGGCTCTCAATTCTGTCAGTGGAGAAAGGCAAGGACATCTCCCAGTGGCAGCTTGTCCCACCTAAGATGCAAATGACCTTCCACTGGTGTCTCCTCCAAACAGAGGAAGAATGTGATTAACCCCAAGAGAGACTTGCTCTATACCTGGCACAGCTACAGTCAGAAGAAGATATGGGAATGAGCCCCTAATCCTTCTACACACCCACTGTTTTTCCCCAGTTAGGCACTTCTCCTCAAGGGCAGTGGGAATCCTCCCAGCTTCCATTGCTACAGCAGAGGAGGCATGCAGATAACCCACTCTTCCATCTCTCCTGCAGCTGAATGAAGGAAGCACCCAGTCAGGCACTTACGGGGGTCACCTCCTTGACAGCCGACGGGAGATCGCAGACCTGAACATACAGATCCAGAAGCTGAGGTCCTGCATCGTGTCCCAAAAGAGCCAGGTGTGTCCTGGGGTGGGGGACAAAACTCTAACATACAGGTCTGAAATTACAACATACCTAACGCCTCCACCACCCTTTTCCCTTTGCAACACCAGTGCCTGTACTTAGAGGAGCATATCAAAGAAGCAGGAGAGCATGGCGAGATGGCCCTCAAGGATGCCAAAGCCAAACTGGTCAAGCTAGAAGAAGCCCTACAGAAGAGCAAGGAGGATATGGCTCATCTGGTGAAAGAGTATCAGGAGCTGATGAACATCAAGCTGGCACTGGATGTGGAGATCCTCACTTACAGGAAGCTgatggaaggggaggagagcaggTAAGCTGCACTTTCTTGAGCCTGAAGAGGGGAAGGGATGCACCCAAACACCTAGGGAGAAAGCAGACATCCCAAGCTTTGAGTCTGGTATTGAAGGTTTGatcaaagaaagaacaaattccAGCATTCCCCATAGAGTTCAGCCCTATTTCTGGCTCTGCAGTTTTCCTTAGACTCCCCACATTGGACAGGTTCCAGCACTTCTCTAGATGATGCTTTGCCCAGATGCTGCTGAGTTAGCCTTCATGATCCAACCATGCACTTGGCTCTGCCCACATAGCTCAGCTCAAATGGGCCAAACTCCAGTCCTCTACATCTCTTTGGCACTGCAGAGGTTAATATGTGTCCTCACACTGTTCACAGCATGGAGCAACCAACACCCACGGTCATCAGCACCGTCCACTCCAGACCAAAGCACCGTAAGTGGTTTTATTCATACAACTTGGTAAAGCAGAGTGTGAATTAAACATTTCTAACCTCCCCCCTCTCATTCACCCCAACCCCTGCAGCTTCTGCCAGCACCCTGAGAAACTCCAAGCTGTTTGCAAGAGGAACAGGCAGCACCAATGGTGAGATGAAGCCAAATGGAGGCAGCGCAAAGATACTGCTCTCTAGAAGCCACAGTGACAACTCAGCAACACCTGCAGATGCCTTCATCAGTGGTGCCCGGCCAAAGCTCAGTTCCCTGCCCACAGAAGAATGCTAGGAGAAACAGAGCCCCACTGCATAAACACAAGACCCGTTGGCATCTGTAGCCAAATGAGGCCAAAGCACTTTCTCCTGAACTCAAGCCAATGTCCAGGGGACAAAGGATAAGAATCCACTCCAGGCTATCTCTTTTAAGTTTGTCTTTACAACATTCCAGTTAACATCTCTGTTACCAGTTACAAGCAGAAACCGACCCAGGATTTTAGAGACTCTCCCATTCAGATACCACACCAACATCTTCCTCTCTAAGTCTGTTTCCCCAGAGGACTTGCATTCACAACCTTCAAGATCTACCTATAGGCAACTtggcaggaggggaaagaaTTATTACACAAGCTTTTAACACAGCAGCCAGAAGCCATCAGCCCAGCCATATTACCAGTGTTACAAAATCATTCTCTCTGCTCTGTCCCTGCTCTATGCATGTCTGTGAGAGGTGTTCACTGATGTGGCTTTCAAAAGAAGGCAGCACTGAGCTTTCCAAACTGAACTCATGGGGAGATGCAGGTAAACAATCTGAGCCAGATGGATTTGCGACATCTGGATTTGCATATCTGGTGACAAACATGCTGGCTGTACCAGGAAGGGGATCCTTGGCCACTTCGGAGCATTTAACTGATTTTACTGCCTTTTGGGTGGCCCCTCATTCCTTCCCACGCCACCAAAGCTAAAATTCCTCAAAACTTGTATTTTCATAAGCCACCTCTCTCTAACAGAGAGCATCTCTGCCTGTCTCACCTAAAGGCATTCCAGACTCCACACACTGTGGTGCTAGGTCCTAAAAATGGGATACAACAAGCAGGACTTGTCTTTGTATTTATTGAACCTACCTAGCAGCTTTTACCTTACCTGGCTGACACCAGCCAATGCACACCAGTCATGTTGCACCAAAGCTACTAGAGCCAACTCTGTAGATGCCACATCCCCCTGCCAGCAAGGTGGGAGGGGGAGATGTTCTGGCCTCAACACAGACATTTCTGTGGCCCTCTTGCACAACCTAACATAGGCAGTGCCCTGCAGTATCTTCCTTTATAAGGCCAGGCTCTGGCCTCACCCATTGCCATGCAGCCCCACTTGAGTTCCCAGATCTTGAGTTCCCAGGAGGAGTTGTTAATAGTCTCTTGGCATATTTCTGTTGAGTGCATCACAGTATTTCCACACTTCTGTAGGACAGACAACTACTGTAGCGTCTATATAACCGAACACTGGCTCTCCGGGGTTATGGCTGTTATAATAAAGTATTGTGTGTCACACAGAATGCATTGTGCTGTTGGTTTTCTCCAAGTTTCTTACCACATCCCACCTGAAACAGCAGTTCCTTCCCCAGATGCCAGCGGGTCTCAGCTGAGGGCTCTGGCTAAATTCTGGCAGCCAAATGAAGCTGAAATTGCTTCCCAGGTAATTTGTTCAGTCCACATCCCCAGGAAGAAGTACGTAGGGCTGGATGGGCAGatgcagagccagcagccaaGGCTTTAGGGAGCTCATCGCTGTTCTGCCAACAGGCTCCCACCTGGCTTTAAATCACAAAGCAGCTCAAGCATGTTTCAGGAGATGAAGAGTTATTGCATAGGCCACCACACTCTCACCACTGTACTCATCTACACAAAGCTTCCCCTTGCTAAACTCCCCCTGTACCTCTGCAAAGGGGAATTTCTGTGCACCTGGGACCCAAATCTGTCCTGGGGAACCACAGTTCCATGCAGCACCTCATTTCAGAGGTGCCCTTCCAGAGCACAGGGTTTTTCTTGGTGCTCCTTGCTCAAAAACACCCTCCTCTAAGGGACTTCCTTGGGAGATCCAAAACAGACAAGGCCCCCAGAGGTGCCAGGGGACTGGAGATGGGGACCATCTCTTCCCACCTGAGAGAAACACTGCACTTTCAATGTCAGCTCAAAGGGTacaggggcagaggaggggaggacAGTCCAGGCCAGCCGAAAGAGCCCACAGCTGTTAAATCTGGTGTCTCAAACCAGCAGGGATGGGAAAAGGGGGAGCTATGAGTTAGCTCCCAGTCATATAAGCCATTCCTAGCTCAGAAGGAGACAGCACTTTAGTGGAGAGCTTCCCCTGGAGGCAGGACCCAGCTGAGCCCTTCAACAAAAGCCCTTCCAGCTGGAGGAACAATGCTGGGTTTGTGCAAGGCTGCACGACACCAAAGGTGCATGAGGCCCAGAAGATGAATGACTGCTCTGAATAGCCTGGCATCCTTGCGGGGGCGGAGGGCTGAGGCTCTGTGAGcgagggggaaaggagaaacacaGAGCTAGTGTTGCCCTAAATGAAACCTGAATGGAAAGGGAGGGTTTGGGAGCTCTGAAAATTCAACCGGGGGGAACTGGAGGAGAGGGTGGTAAGAGATGTGTGCTTGTGGCCAGGCTGGAAAGGGCAGGGGCTCAATAGCAGACCAGTCCTGCAAGAGGAGTTTCTAGctgttttccctccctgctgtataggttttgggttgttttttttttagctgattcTGAGCCTTCACCACCCAGGGGACTGGGAGAGAGCCCTGAGGCCAGAGCAGGGCACTAGGAAGCTGGACTCCTGGGTTCAGTTCACTGTTCTAGGACCCAGGAGAGAAGGACCCAACTCACTACTTCACTGTCTCAGTCACTTCactgctctgtgcctcagtttccccactgaCAACTGGAAAGCGTATATCAAGCCACATCATACCAGGGCAATTATTTTATGCAGCAGAATAATTCCAGCACTCCATTGATGGGAGCTGAGCTACACCTGAGATAGTCACATTGCTTTAGGACACCCATATCTGCCCATGCACCCATCCTTCCCCCTCCACCATACAACCCCTTAAGCACTGACTTCATTTGAAGGACCAGCCCCTTCCTCAGGGCTAATTTCTGTAGCTATTCTTACACCAGAGACACAGCCAGCCCTAAACCCAGCTGTTAAACTCACTGGTGAAGTTCTGTATCTTTTGGATTTGTCCAGCGAAGGGCATCACACCTCTTGCCCCCTTAAGAAATACCAGGCAGTGCCATCAACTCAGGATCTCATAATCCCCTTTGGGGAGCTGTGGGACAGTCCTACACGGGCAAGGATGCCAAGCCAGCAGTAA
This window of the Buteo buteo chromosome 17, bButBut1.hap1.1, whole genome shotgun sequence genome carries:
- the LOC142040954 gene encoding keratin, type II cytoskeletal 80-like; the encoded protein is MTNLCKAFTSGSLSSWEVSGKMSRGKAASTSPDRLGRCSPNGLASNGHSSLSLHGDGGYRCSSYPSFSIDRRLLAPVHLDIDSDFQAVRQQEKEDIKLLNNQFVTLIEKVQCLEQQNKILTTRWNFLKDQDNSHSELDIKAIYDQYMSKMNQEMKALNYEQENLELELTKVLSTMDNFRSKYEDEIRLCSGMEYTFTELKKDLDVSSLHRTELEAKLNGLQELMDLKKTIYEQELEELLTEIKDISVVLGIDNACKLDLSRIVEEVRAQYEALALRSWEEAEALTRRKLNEGSTQSGTYGGHLLDSRREIADLNIQIQKLRSCIVSQKSQCLYLEEHIKEAGEHGEMALKDAKAKLVKLEEALQKSKEDMAHLVKEYQELMNIKLALDVEILTYRKLMEGEESSMEQPTPTVISTVHSRPKHPSASTLRNSKLFARGTGSTNGEMKPNGGSAKILLSRSHSDNSATPADAFISGARPKLSSLPTEEC